One region of Mucilaginibacter gotjawali genomic DNA includes:
- a CDS encoding GNAT family N-acetyltransferase, giving the protein MSFNLTIRPVEPRDFEQWLPLWDGYNAFYGRSGPTALAPEVTQMTWTRFFDAYEPVHALVAESDGMLLGITHYLYHRTTVSIGPICYLQDLFTIESARGKGVSRALINEVHQQAKLAGEFRVYWQTHETNRTAMQLYDKVAEKSGFVVYRMPI; this is encoded by the coding sequence ATGTCATTCAACCTTACCATCCGCCCCGTTGAACCAAGGGATTTTGAACAATGGCTGCCCCTTTGGGATGGCTACAATGCCTTTTACGGGCGTTCGGGCCCAACGGCGCTTGCACCGGAAGTCACCCAAATGACCTGGACAAGATTTTTTGATGCCTACGAACCGGTTCATGCGCTGGTGGCCGAAAGTGACGGCATGTTGCTGGGCATCACCCATTATCTATATCACCGTACAACAGTATCCATTGGCCCTATTTGTTATTTGCAGGACCTGTTTACTATTGAAAGCGCCCGCGGCAAAGGCGTATCAAGAGCGTTAATAAACGAGGTACACCAACAAGCCAAACTTGCCGGCGAATTCCGGGTATACTGGCAAACGCACGAAACCAACCGTACCGCCATGCAGCTTTACGATAAAGTGGCCGAAAAATCCGGCTTTGTTGTTTACCGCATGCCCATCTGA
- a CDS encoding pyridoxal phosphate-dependent decarboxylase family protein, with translation MEKTITKPEIGLDPADWNDIKTLGYQIIDDMVGYLKNIGDRPAWTPIPQQVKEEFKKPLPQTGTDIFTIYEEFKQNILPYPAGNIHPKFFAWVQGTGTPMGALADLLAGVMNSNATIGDQSALYVDKQVIDWCKELMNYPADGSGILVSGGSIANITGLIVARNTIIANAKNAGVYAANGKLTAYCSSETHNCLGKAAEVIGIGSDQLRKIPVDKRFQIDIEALKSKIREDKAKGFIPFCIIGNAGTVNTGAIDPLDDLLQIAREENIWFHIDGAFGALAKLSPAYQQQLKAIEQADSVAFDLHKWMYMQYEVGCVLFKNAAAHRAAFATAVNYLTAHERGLAGGPETISNYGMELSRGFKALKVWMSLKEHGLEKYSEMITQNINQAFYLGEQAKQHTQLELMAEVTMNIVCFRFNPGSLDTEQLNILNKELLMRMHEAGIAAPSYTLLNGNYVIRAAITNHRTRKVHLDEMVAGTIRIGDALMKEFDAKLFKFDFLTL, from the coding sequence ATGGAAAAAACAATCACAAAACCGGAAATTGGATTAGACCCGGCCGACTGGAACGACATCAAAACCCTGGGTTACCAGATCATTGATGATATGGTGGGTTACCTTAAAAACATAGGCGACCGCCCCGCCTGGACGCCGATCCCCCAGCAGGTAAAGGAAGAATTTAAGAAACCGCTGCCGCAAACCGGAACGGATATATTTACCATTTATGAGGAATTTAAGCAAAACATCCTGCCCTACCCTGCCGGCAATATCCATCCCAAATTTTTTGCATGGGTACAGGGTACCGGTACGCCAATGGGCGCATTGGCCGATCTGCTGGCCGGTGTGATGAACAGCAATGCAACTATCGGCGATCAAAGCGCATTGTATGTAGATAAACAGGTAATCGACTGGTGTAAGGAATTGATGAATTACCCTGCAGACGGTAGCGGCATTTTAGTGAGCGGCGGTTCTATCGCCAATATCACCGGGCTCATCGTTGCGCGCAACACCATCATCGCCAATGCTAAAAACGCGGGTGTTTACGCTGCCAATGGCAAGCTCACCGCTTATTGCAGCAGTGAAACCCATAATTGCCTGGGCAAAGCCGCCGAAGTAATTGGCATCGGCAGCGATCAGTTAAGAAAGATACCCGTAGATAAGCGGTTTCAGATTGATATTGAGGCCTTGAAAAGCAAGATCCGCGAAGATAAGGCCAAGGGTTTTATCCCTTTTTGCATCATCGGGAATGCAGGCACGGTAAACACAGGCGCTATCGACCCGCTGGATGACCTGCTGCAAATAGCACGTGAAGAAAACATTTGGTTCCATATCGATGGCGCTTTCGGCGCTTTGGCCAAACTCTCTCCGGCCTATCAGCAGCAGCTAAAAGCTATTGAACAAGCCGACAGCGTGGCCTTCGACCTGCACAAATGGATGTACATGCAATACGAAGTGGGCTGTGTTTTATTTAAAAACGCAGCGGCACACCGGGCAGCATTCGCTACCGCTGTTAATTACCTAACCGCGCATGAGCGGGGCCTTGCCGGCGGCCCTGAAACCATCTCCAACTATGGCATGGAACTTTCGCGGGGCTTTAAAGCATTGAAGGTGTGGATGTCGTTAAAAGAACATGGCCTGGAGAAATACAGCGAAATGATCACCCAAAACATTAACCAGGCGTTTTACCTTGGCGAACAGGCAAAACAGCATACACAATTGGAGTTAATGGCCGAAGTGACCATGAATATCGTATGCTTTCGTTTTAACCCCGGCAGCCTGGATACCGAACAACTAAACATTTTGAATAAAGAACTACTGATGCGGATGCACGAAGCGGGTATTGCAGCGCCGTCCTACACCCTGCTCAACGGCAACTATGTCATCCGTGCGGCGATTACCAATCACCGCACGCGGAAGGTCCATCTTGATGAAATGGTGGCCGGTACCATAAGAATCGGCGATGCTTTGATGAAAGAATTTGACGCAAAATTGTTCAAATTTGATTTTTTGACATTATAA
- a CDS encoding aminotransferase-like domain-containing protein, with product MIDHSARKTIHDEDFLYMQIADRLGSQIRQLLLKTGEKLPSVRALSQEQGISLSTAYKAYVQLEMNGMIEARPKSGYYVRYTPARSFDQQKNEKPQETKKRSLDQMIAMVYRHFTGDSIVKLSRASPGLSLLPQAKLNKSMMEAIRLSPSGCINYEEIQGNENLRKHIARHAFSWGGNILPEDVVTTQGCMEALVFCLRAVTKPGDVVAIESPAYFGIFTIVQSLGLKILEVPSDPNEGIDLDFLKKAITEHQIKACLFVPTFSNPLGYCMTNDKKRELVELLAENEVPLIEDDIYGEMYFEKTRPRTCKSYDQHGLVMLCSSVSKTLAPGYRVGWCMPGKFKAAVINLKLMQTLSSATPTQAAIGNFFETGRYDLHMRNLRKKLHSQCLRYTQAIAEYFPEDIKISRPRGGYVLWIELNKRVDAFELYERALNHHISISPGQIFSTDSRFTHFIRISFGIPYDDEIEKSLKTLGELIHKF from the coding sequence ATGATAGATCATTCAGCCCGAAAAACAATCCACGACGAAGACTTTTTGTATATGCAGATTGCGGATCGTTTGGGCAGCCAGATCCGTCAATTGCTGTTGAAGACAGGCGAGAAATTGCCTTCGGTTCGCGCTTTGAGCCAGGAACAGGGGATAAGCCTGAGCACCGCATATAAAGCCTACGTTCAGCTGGAAATGAACGGGATGATTGAAGCGAGGCCAAAGTCTGGCTATTACGTGCGGTATACGCCGGCACGGTCGTTTGATCAGCAAAAAAATGAAAAACCGCAGGAAACAAAAAAACGGAGCCTCGACCAAATGATCGCCATGGTTTACAGGCATTTCACCGGTGATAGTATCGTGAAATTGTCGCGAGCTTCGCCTGGCCTATCACTATTGCCACAGGCCAAATTGAATAAATCGATGATGGAAGCGATCAGGCTAAGCCCGAGCGGTTGCATCAATTATGAAGAGATCCAGGGAAACGAAAACCTGCGGAAGCATATTGCCCGTCACGCTTTTAGCTGGGGTGGCAATATATTGCCGGAGGATGTGGTTACCACGCAGGGATGTATGGAGGCGCTTGTGTTTTGTTTGCGGGCGGTAACCAAACCCGGCGATGTGGTTGCCATCGAAAGCCCTGCTTACTTTGGGATCTTTACCATTGTGCAAAGCCTGGGGCTAAAAATACTTGAAGTGCCTTCTGATCCGAATGAGGGCATCGATCTTGATTTTCTAAAAAAGGCGATTACCGAACATCAGATAAAAGCCTGCCTGTTTGTGCCAACCTTCAGTAACCCATTGGGTTATTGCATGACCAACGACAAAAAAAGGGAACTGGTTGAACTTTTGGCCGAAAATGAAGTGCCTTTAATAGAGGATGATATTTATGGCGAAATGTATTTTGAGAAAACCCGGCCGCGCACCTGCAAAAGTTATGATCAGCATGGCCTGGTAATGCTGTGTTCATCGGTATCCAAAACGTTGGCGCCGGGTTACCGGGTAGGCTGGTGTATGCCAGGTAAATTTAAGGCAGCCGTGATCAATCTGAAATTGATGCAAACGCTGTCGTCGGCAACCCCAACGCAGGCCGCTATCGGCAATTTTTTTGAGACCGGCCGGTACGACCTCCACATGCGAAACCTGCGCAAAAAGCTGCATTCGCAATGTTTGCGGTATACGCAGGCTATTGCAGAATATTTCCCGGAGGATATTAAGATCAGCAGGCCCCGGGGCGGTTATGTTTTGTGGATTGAATTAAATAAAAGAGTTGATGCCTTTGAATTGTATGAGCGGGCCCTGAATCATCATATCAGCATTTCGCCCGGGCAGATCTTTAGCACCGACAGCCGTTTTACCCATTTTATAAGGATAAGTTTCGGAATTCCCTATGATGACGAAATTGAAAAAAGCCTTAAAACGCTGGGGGAGTTGATCCATAAATTTTGA
- a CDS encoding DinB family protein — protein MIYSSLTQRLKDQHKTIASLIINLNNRQLNQHFRKGKWTIHENIAHLAKYQPVFLDRVRKILTMDEPEFEAYRAEDDDGFEIYCAFTTYELLKKITADREVIYQLINHTPPDKLERIGVHAKYGRLTIIEWTEFFLLHEAHHLLTIFQLAHGGVS, from the coding sequence ATGATCTATTCTTCATTAACACAACGCTTAAAAGATCAGCATAAAACAATTGCATCGCTTATTATTAATTTAAATAACCGGCAGCTAAACCAGCACTTCAGAAAAGGAAAATGGACCATTCATGAAAACATAGCCCACCTGGCAAAATATCAACCTGTTTTTCTGGACAGGGTCCGCAAAATATTAACTATGGACGAGCCGGAGTTTGAGGCTTACCGTGCCGAGGACGATGACGGTTTCGAGATCTACTGCGCTTTTACCACCTACGAATTATTAAAAAAAATTACGGCTGACAGGGAAGTGATTTACCAGCTGATCAATCACACCCCACCTGATAAACTTGAACGCATAGGTGTACATGCCAAATACGGGAGACTAACCATCATAGAGTGGACAGAATTTTTCCTGCTGCACGAAGCGCATCACCTGCTCACTATTTTTCAATTAGCGCATGGAGGAGTTAGTTGA
- a CDS encoding ABC transporter ATP-binding protein → MKKPDIKPKQPGIFSLLKPYRGLLSLLIAFALFSNSISLWLPKIIQHGIDDYVQSIISHTKFNVNPTLVTFTGAVLLIFIFGYLQTIVQTYTSERVARDLRSRLSDKISRQSNAFIDSVNPSTLLTNLTSDVDSIKMFVSQALVNIISSVFTLIGGSILLLTINWKLGLCVIAIIPIIGGTFAYVLKRVRALFRKSREVIDWLNKVINESILGSALIRVINSQQLEFDKFLKANTQARDIGLGILRLFAGLIPIITFTANIATLTILAVGGHFIINNTMSLGDFAAFNSYLSQLIFPIFVIGFMSNIIAQATASFTRINQVLQATDTSETGTLVETLKGGIGLKEVSVIYGQKPALKAISFTVKPGEKIAVIGPTAAGKSQLLYLLTALIKPTSGEILFDGRNIDVYDSESFHSQVGFVFQDSIIFNMSIRENIAFSDTVTDESLQKAIDTAELGDFINSLPGKLSTIVSERGSSLSGGQKQRIMLARALAIEPRVLLLDDFTARVDTSTENKILANMQKNYPGLTLISVTQKIASVEHYDRIILLMQGEIVATGKHDELMQASPEYVQIFNSQQSTSNYEV, encoded by the coding sequence ATGAAGAAGCCTGATATTAAACCAAAACAGCCGGGTATTTTTAGCCTTTTAAAACCATACAGGGGCTTGCTTTCGCTGCTGATTGCGTTTGCGCTGTTTAGTAACAGTATAAGTTTGTGGCTGCCAAAGATCATCCAGCATGGTATCGATGATTATGTGCAAAGCATTATCAGCCATACCAAATTCAATGTTAATCCTACCCTTGTTACGTTTACAGGGGCGGTTTTGCTTATTTTTATATTTGGGTACTTACAAACCATCGTGCAAACCTATACTTCAGAAAGGGTGGCACGCGATTTACGGAGCCGGCTTTCAGATAAAATTTCGAGGCAAAGCAATGCTTTTATTGATAGTGTAAACCCTTCAACACTGCTCACCAACCTTACTTCTGATGTTGATTCCATCAAGATGTTTGTTTCCCAGGCATTGGTGAATATCATCTCTTCGGTTTTTACCCTCATCGGCGGAAGTATTTTACTATTGACAATCAACTGGAAACTGGGCCTTTGCGTCATCGCCATTATCCCCATCATTGGCGGAACATTTGCCTATGTATTAAAAAGGGTAAGGGCGCTTTTCCGCAAAAGCCGCGAGGTGATCGACTGGCTAAATAAAGTCATCAACGAAAGTATCCTGGGTTCAGCGCTTATCCGGGTCATCAATTCACAGCAACTGGAGTTTGATAAATTTTTGAAAGCAAATACGCAGGCGAGAGATATTGGTTTGGGTATTTTAAGGCTTTTTGCCGGACTGATCCCTATCATCACATTTACCGCCAATATTGCTACCCTGACTATACTGGCCGTGGGCGGGCACTTTATCATCAATAATACCATGAGCCTGGGCGATTTTGCCGCCTTTAACAGTTACCTGTCGCAGCTCATCTTTCCCATATTTGTGATCGGTTTTATGAGCAACATCATCGCGCAGGCAACAGCATCCTTCACACGCATCAACCAGGTATTACAGGCAACGGATACTTCGGAAACCGGCACCCTGGTTGAAACACTTAAAGGCGGGATCGGGCTAAAAGAAGTGTCGGTTATTTACGGGCAAAAACCTGCCTTAAAGGCGATATCGTTTACTGTAAAGCCTGGTGAAAAAATTGCCGTTATTGGCCCCACGGCCGCAGGCAAATCGCAGTTGCTTTATTTGCTGACAGCGCTGATCAAGCCAACGTCAGGAGAAATATTGTTCGACGGGCGGAATATTGATGTTTATGACAGCGAATCGTTTCACAGCCAGGTAGGTTTTGTTTTCCAGGATAGCATTATTTTTAACATGAGCATCAGGGAAAATATCGCTTTTAGCGATACCGTTACAGATGAATCATTACAAAAGGCGATTGATACAGCCGAGCTTGGCGATTTTATCAACTCGCTGCCCGGTAAACTCAGCACCATTGTTTCTGAGCGCGGCTCGAGCCTCTCAGGGGGGCAAAAGCAGCGCATTATGCTGGCACGTGCGCTGGCTATTGAACCCCGGGTTTTATTGCTGGATGATTTTACCGCCCGCGTAGATACCAGTACGGAGAACAAGATATTGGCGAACATGCAAAAAAACTACCCGGGTTTAACACTAATTTCCGTGACCCAAAAGATTGCCTCGGTAGAACATTACGACCGGATCATTTTATTAATGCAGGGCGAGATTGTGGCAACCGGCAAACATGATGAGCTGATGCAGGCCAGCCCCGAATATGTGCAAATCTTTAATTCTCAACAAAGT